From Panicum hallii strain FIL2 chromosome 2, PHallii_v3.1, whole genome shotgun sequence, a single genomic window includes:
- the LOC112881791 gene encoding putative F-box protein At3g25750: MQSPSKISSASASSTTPAVCRLQGWADLPEGLLQSIIPLLGSFLELLAFAGTCHSWRSAFSSYPSKSTFCTLLPPLLVRPHIRVHARHLPSRSDDGLKLRTCQVLDLANLRTALRCQIPEDTFEMLRFAGSSYGQLICGGGRNCVVVDVFTGTRVLPPQLPFSEDTYFYSGMLTAPLTSHNAHLLVCASPKQGSTQCTLLDWPVGSDSWSELRLNDSRIEQIVEFKGQFIALDYEYKLHTLSLAPQLGLQEIATLWWDDMDECPYLRPWLVVCGDMLLIVDHYISHSLDGAPVNYKAYRLDMSTVPAVWVEVEKLENHVLFIGSDVRSPAFSCISPGRWGRRNNCLYYAYYDVPWILHGLGDEADAVWDPDNDPDIVFKRNWYTQLQPFWVYPSMFYADADGE, from the coding sequence ATGCAAAGTCCCAGCAAAATCTCCAGCGCCTCTGCCTCTTCTACAACCCCTGCTGTGTGCAGGCTTCAAGGGTGGGCGGATCTCCCAGAAGGTCTGCTCCAGTCCATCATTCCTCTGTTGGGCTCCTTCCTCGAGCTCCTCGCTTTTGCTGGCACCTGCCACTCTTGGCGCTCCGCCTTCTCCTCATACCCATCCAAATCCACATTCTGCACCTTGCTCCCACCTCTCCTTGTCCGACCTCATATCAGAGTCCATGCTCGTCATCTCCCTTCCAGAAGTGATGACGGTCTCAAGCTCCGCACATGCCAGGTCCTTGATCTAGCTAACCTGAGAACTGCCCTGCGCTGCCAGATTCCTGAAGACACGTTTGAGATGTTGCGCTTTGCAGGCTCTTCTTATGGTCAGCTGATTTGTGGTGGCGGCAGAAATTGTGTTGTGGTTGATGTGTTCACAGGTACCAGAGTTTTACCACCACAGCTCCCATTCAGTGAGGACACTTATTTCTACTCTGGCATGCTGACAGCTCCCCTCACCTCACATAATGCACACCTCCTAGTCTGCGCCTCACCCAAACAAGGCAGCACCCAATGCACCCTGCTTGATTGGCCAGTTGGAAGTGATTCTTGGTCAGAACTACGGCTCAATGATTCACGGATTGAGCAGATTGTCGAGTTCAAAGGTCAGTTCATTGCGCTGGACTATGAGTACAAGCTCCACACACTGTCCTTGGCCCCCCAGCTTGGTCTGCAGGAGATAGCAACTTTGTGGTGGGATGACATGGATGAATGCCCGTATCTAAGGCCATGGCTTGTGGTGTGCGGCGACATGCTCCTCATTGTTGACCACTACATATCCCATTCATTGGATGGGGCACCTGTCAACTACAAAGCCTATCGCCTCGACATGTCAACTGTACCTGCAGTTTGGGTGGAGGTAGAGAAGCTGGAGAATCACGTGCTCTTTATTGGAAGCGATGTGAGGAGCCCCGCGTTTTCTTGCATCAGCCCGGGTCGATGGGGTAGGAGGAACAACTGCCTGTACTACGCATATTACGATGTACCCTGGATCTTGCACGGGCTTGGTGATGAGGCTGATGCTGTGTGGGATCCAGACAATGACCCTGACATTGTGTTCAAGAGGAACTGGTACACCCAATTGCAGCCCTTCTGGGTGTACCCAAGCATGTTCTACGCTGATGCTGATGGTGAGTGA